The proteins below are encoded in one region of Limnochorda pilosa:
- a CDS encoding ArsR/SmtB family transcription factor encodes MKLPVEERSPEAVRGAVVQTAKALSDPARVQMLELIAHGRACCNLPTEPDTPDGVCVCELQEQLGLGQSLVSYHVRVLKEAGLVREAHRGRWTYYLLDVSGLAALRAFTQELAPVESQGLIKQDPTF; translated from the coding sequence GTGAAGCTGCCTGTGGAGGAAAGGTCACCCGAGGCGGTTCGAGGCGCCGTCGTCCAGACCGCCAAGGCCCTCAGCGACCCGGCCCGGGTGCAGATGCTCGAGCTCATCGCTCACGGGAGGGCATGCTGCAACCTCCCCACCGAGCCGGACACGCCCGACGGGGTCTGCGTCTGCGAGCTCCAGGAGCAGCTGGGCCTCGGCCAATCGCTGGTCTCCTACCACGTCCGGGTGCTCAAGGAGGCAGGCCTGGTACGGGAAGCGCACCGGGGTCGATGGACCTACTACCTCCTGGATGTCTCGGGTCTCGCGGCGTTGCGGGCGTTCACGCAGGAGCTGGCGCCGGTCGAGAGCCAGGGGCTGATCAAGCAGGATCCAACCTTCTGA
- a CDS encoding ABC transporter substrate-binding protein: MDGLCRRRAPVGVGLLVLALSVVLIGTAPALAQQRGGRMVVSYLSDVTTLDPAIGYDWQNWSIIKSIFDGLMDYVPGTTNLRTHLAESYAISPDGLTYTFRLRPGVRFHNGRELVAADVKYSIERVLDPATQSPGQGFFTDIVGADERIAGQAGEVPGIRVIDDRTVEFVLKQPNAAFLHILGLNFAHVVPREEVERYGADFGHNPVGTGAFKMREWVLGQRLVLQRNPDYFLPDRPFLDELIFEVGIDPLVAYLRLQRGEVDVLGDGIPAARFVQVMNDANLRPLVAVGDQLHTGYVAINTQVEPFDDVRVRRALNMAINKERIVQIINNRAEPANQPLPPLMPGYGSSYAGFSYDPQAARALLAEAGYPNGFRTVLYANNTDPNPRIAQAIQQDLSTVGVQVELRVLAQGPVIEAAGTPEAAPLVWSGGMAWIADYPDPGNFYWPILSCRSATPGGWNWAWYCNPELDRMAAEADAITAPERQDERIEIYRQVFTQIAEDGAWIPVFNERRFTMHSDRVGGDELLFVDPIHIPVNYDEVYVR, encoded by the coding sequence GTGGACGGGCTCTGCAGACGACGGGCGCCCGTGGGTGTGGGCTTGCTGGTGTTGGCCCTCAGCGTGGTCCTGATCGGCACGGCGCCCGCGCTCGCGCAACAGCGGGGCGGACGCATGGTGGTGAGCTACCTGAGCGACGTGACCACGCTGGATCCGGCCATCGGCTACGATTGGCAAAACTGGTCCATCATCAAGTCCATCTTCGACGGGCTCATGGACTACGTGCCCGGGACCACCAACTTGAGGACTCACCTGGCCGAGTCGTACGCGATCTCGCCGGACGGTCTCACGTACACTTTCCGGCTGAGGCCGGGCGTCCGCTTCCACAACGGCCGGGAGCTGGTCGCCGCCGACGTCAAGTACTCCATCGAGCGCGTGCTCGACCCGGCGACCCAGAGCCCGGGCCAGGGCTTCTTTACCGACATCGTGGGCGCGGACGAGCGGATCGCAGGCCAGGCGGGCGAGGTCCCGGGCATCCGGGTGATCGACGACCGGACGGTCGAGTTTGTGTTGAAGCAGCCCAATGCGGCCTTCCTCCACATCCTGGGCCTCAACTTCGCCCACGTGGTGCCCAGGGAGGAAGTCGAGCGCTACGGGGCCGACTTCGGCCACAACCCGGTGGGCACTGGGGCCTTCAAGATGAGGGAGTGGGTGCTCGGCCAGCGGCTGGTCCTGCAGAGGAACCCTGACTACTTCTTGCCGGATCGCCCATTCCTGGATGAGCTCATCTTCGAGGTGGGGATCGACCCGCTGGTGGCCTATCTGCGCCTGCAGCGGGGCGAGGTGGACGTGCTGGGCGACGGGATCCCCGCGGCGCGGTTCGTCCAGGTAATGAACGATGCGAACCTGCGGCCCCTGGTGGCGGTGGGGGACCAGCTCCACACCGGATACGTGGCCATCAACACGCAGGTGGAGCCCTTCGACGACGTCCGGGTCCGCCGTGCGCTCAACATGGCGATCAACAAGGAGCGGATCGTCCAGATCATCAACAACCGGGCCGAGCCCGCCAACCAACCGCTCCCGCCCCTGATGCCCGGGTACGGTTCGTCGTACGCAGGCTTCTCCTACGACCCGCAGGCTGCCCGGGCGCTGCTCGCCGAGGCCGGTTACCCGAACGGCTTCAGGACCGTTCTCTACGCCAACAACACGGACCCCAACCCCCGCATCGCCCAAGCGATCCAGCAGGACCTGTCCACCGTGGGGGTGCAGGTAGAGCTGCGGGTCCTGGCCCAGGGCCCAGTGATCGAAGCTGCCGGCACCCCCGAGGCCGCCCCGCTGGTCTGGTCGGGCGGGATGGCCTGGATCGCCGACTATCCCGACCCGGGCAACTTCTACTGGCCCATCCTCTCGTGCCGGAGCGCCACCCCGGGCGGGTGGAACTGGGCGTGGTACTGCAACCCGGAGCTTGATCGCATGGCCGCTGAGGCGGACGCCATCACGGCGCCTGAGCGGCAGGACGAACGGATCGAGATCTACCGGCAGGTCTTCACCCAGATCGCGGAGGACGGGGCGTGGATCCCGGTCTTCAACGAGCGCCGGTTCACCATGCACTCCGACCGGGTGGGCGGGGACGAGCTGCTCTTTGTGGACCCCATCCACATCCCGGTCAACTACGACGAGGTGTACGTCCGATGA
- a CDS encoding acetamidase/formamidase family protein yields MSGYRTIHGDRVHFGWDNSLAPALTVAPGEEVEFEVVDASGGQLSQGSGTEDVGRLDFGRVNPVTGPVYVEGAEPGDSLVVEILGLEGSGWGWSAIIPGFGLLAEDFPDPFLHISHYEGNHVDVTPEVRLPLRPFPGTIGAAPAEPGLHPVVPPREVGGNMDIRDLVAGTRLYLPVRVPGALFSVGDTHAAQGDGEVCGTAVETAMRVRLRFGLERATAQRFPRFVLAGAPGPQVAEKGYQVTTGIGPDLMLAAKDAVRGMIDLLDREYHVEPPLAYVLCSVAADLKISEVVDAPNWVVSAYLPRAIFR; encoded by the coding sequence ATGAGTGGTTACAGGACGATTCACGGGGATCGCGTGCACTTCGGATGGGACAACAGCCTCGCTCCGGCCCTCACCGTGGCGCCCGGGGAGGAGGTGGAGTTCGAGGTCGTCGACGCCTCGGGCGGTCAACTTTCGCAAGGCTCCGGCACGGAGGACGTGGGCCGCCTCGACTTCGGCCGGGTCAACCCGGTGACGGGGCCTGTCTACGTGGAGGGTGCCGAACCCGGCGACTCGCTGGTGGTGGAGATCCTGGGGCTGGAGGGAAGCGGCTGGGGGTGGTCGGCCATCATCCCGGGCTTCGGCCTGCTGGCCGAAGACTTCCCGGACCCGTTCCTCCACATCTCCCACTACGAAGGGAACCACGTGGACGTCACACCCGAGGTTCGCCTGCCGCTACGCCCGTTCCCAGGGACGATTGGGGCGGCGCCTGCCGAGCCGGGGCTCCACCCGGTCGTGCCCCCACGGGAGGTGGGGGGGAACATGGACATCCGCGACCTGGTCGCGGGGACCCGTCTCTATCTGCCGGTGCGGGTACCGGGGGCGCTCTTCTCGGTGGGCGACACCCATGCGGCGCAGGGCGACGGCGAGGTCTGCGGTACTGCCGTGGAGACGGCGATGCGCGTGCGCCTGCGCTTCGGGCTTGAAAGGGCCACTGCGCAACGGTTCCCCCGCTTCGTGCTCGCGGGGGCGCCGGGCCCCCAGGTGGCGGAGAAGGGCTACCAGGTGACCACAGGCATCGGCCCGGACTTGATGCTGGCTGCGAAGGACGCGGTGCGCGGCATGATCGACCTTCTCGACCGCGAGTACCACGTGGAGCCGCCTTTGGCCTACGTCCTGTGCAGCGTGGCCGCGGACCTGAAGATCTCGGAGGTCGTGGACGCGCCCAACTGGGTGGTGTCGGCCTACTTGCCCAGGGCGATCTTCCGGTAG
- a CDS encoding DUF1648 domain-containing protein — MSTESPERLASMPASRLERSLDTIALAVIVVQIGWLLFLWPGLPDRVPIHFDLAGQPDAWGSKGNLWFLPAVQVFLYGLIALTLRFPHFWNFPVPVTPENRERLHGLARVMLRCLRAEVAVLLGLGTRQGVQVARGAASGLGWSMPVFLAVIFGTLGLFLIQMVRERPGRRP; from the coding sequence GTGAGCACCGAAAGCCCGGAGAGGCTGGCTTCGATGCCGGCCTCCCGCCTGGAACGGAGCCTCGACACCATCGCCCTGGCGGTGATCGTCGTCCAGATCGGCTGGCTCCTCTTTCTCTGGCCGGGCCTGCCCGACCGGGTACCCATCCACTTCGATCTCGCGGGGCAGCCCGACGCCTGGGGCAGCAAAGGGAATCTGTGGTTCCTGCCGGCCGTCCAGGTCTTCCTCTACGGCCTGATCGCCCTGACGCTCCGGTTCCCCCATTTCTGGAACTTCCCGGTGCCGGTGACGCCCGAGAACCGGGAGCGCCTCCATGGGCTGGCGCGGGTCATGCTGCGCTGCCTCCGAGCCGAGGTCGCCGTGCTCCTGGGCCTTGGCACGCGGCAAGGGGTCCAGGTGGCTCGAGGAGCCGCATCCGGGCTGGGGTGGTCCATGCCGGTCTTCCTGGCAGTGATCTTCGGCACCCTGGGCCTCTTCCTGATCCAGATGGTGCGGGAGAGGCCGGGGAGGCGCCCGTGA
- a CDS encoding ABC transporter permease — protein sequence MGGYILRRLVAVIPVVLLVSVLVFSMQHLLPGDPALALAGEERDPQVLAEIRAKYGLDRPLPVQYARWAALALRGDLGDSIRTRLPVTSLVVEKLPVTAELAILSFLVALAVAVPLGVLAAIRRDTVWDALATTGALSGLSIPNFWLGILLILLVAVRWDLLPASGYVPPGQDLWGNLVRMILPALVLGTGLAAVLMRHVRASLLDVLRLDYVRTARSKGMGEWLVIVRHALPNALIPVVTVSGLELGTLLSGAVLTEQIFNVPGFGKLIVDAVFNRDYPVVQGVVLFTSTAYVAVNLLVDVAYALLNPRIRTAGIGRAQGAGG from the coding sequence ATGGGCGGTTACATCCTCCGCCGTCTCGTGGCGGTGATCCCGGTGGTCCTCCTGGTGAGCGTCCTGGTCTTCTCGATGCAGCACCTGCTCCCGGGCGACCCCGCTCTCGCCCTGGCCGGGGAGGAGCGAGACCCGCAGGTCCTCGCGGAGATCCGGGCCAAGTACGGGCTGGACCGGCCTCTACCCGTCCAGTACGCGCGCTGGGCGGCGCTGGCCCTTCGCGGGGATCTGGGCGATTCGATCCGCACCCGGCTGCCGGTGACCTCCCTGGTCGTCGAGAAGCTGCCCGTCACCGCCGAGCTCGCGATCCTCTCGTTCCTCGTCGCCCTCGCGGTGGCGGTCCCCCTGGGGGTGCTCGCCGCCATCCGGCGCGATACCGTCTGGGACGCGCTCGCCACCACGGGCGCCCTCTCGGGCCTCTCGATCCCCAACTTCTGGCTTGGGATCCTCCTCATCCTGCTGGTGGCGGTCCGATGGGACCTCCTTCCAGCGTCGGGCTACGTCCCGCCCGGGCAGGACCTCTGGGGGAACCTCGTACGGATGATCCTGCCTGCCCTCGTGCTGGGGACCGGCCTCGCCGCGGTCCTCATGCGGCACGTGCGGGCGAGCCTCCTCGACGTGCTCCGGCTCGACTACGTCCGTACGGCCCGGAGCAAGGGCATGGGCGAGTGGCTCGTGATCGTTCGCCATGCCCTGCCCAACGCCCTGATCCCGGTGGTCACCGTGAGCGGGTTGGAGTTGGGAACCCTCCTCAGCGGGGCCGTCCTGACCGAGCAGATCTTCAACGTCCCGGGCTTCGGCAAGCTCATCGTGGACGCGGTCTTCAACCGCGACTACCCGGTGGTCCAGGGGGTCGTGCTCTTCACCAGCACCGCCTACGTGGCCGTGAACCTGCTGGTCGACGTCGCCTACGCCCTGCTGAACCCGCGCATCCGCACCGCCGGGATCGGCCGGGCCCAGGGCGCCGGGGGGTGA
- a CDS encoding C39 family peptidase has protein sequence MTPYLEHRQAGVVIQTDWTTCGPAAVATLLSSFFGMPAAEAEVVLLARPHMPADRDPDVTGYTLGSLRAAAQALGFTSEGYRMELAALVEYQSQTGLPVLVHLEFPQRHFAVLVGSREGRFVVADPSWGVMVEPEEAFVASWSGHVLVTLPPVEGVASVRQRTAEILWTYLEDRPRQLLLATTVRL, from the coding sequence ATGACCCCCTACCTCGAACACCGCCAGGCGGGCGTGGTGATCCAGACCGACTGGACCACCTGCGGGCCGGCCGCGGTGGCCACGCTGCTCTCTTCTTTCTTCGGTATGCCCGCCGCGGAGGCGGAGGTCGTCCTCCTCGCCCGCCCGCACATGCCCGCGGACCGGGACCCGGACGTCACGGGGTACACCCTGGGCTCCCTGCGCGCCGCGGCCCAGGCCCTGGGGTTCACGAGCGAGGGCTACCGGATGGAGCTCGCCGCCTTGGTGGAGTACCAGAGCCAGACAGGCCTCCCCGTCCTCGTCCACCTGGAGTTCCCCCAGCGCCACTTCGCGGTCCTGGTGGGAAGCCGGGAGGGTCGCTTCGTCGTCGCGGATCCGTCCTGGGGCGTCATGGTGGAGCCCGAAGAGGCCTTCGTCGCCTCCTGGTCCGGGCACGTGCTGGTCACCTTACCCCCCGTGGAGGGTGTGGCGTCCGTCCGGCAGAGGACGGCCGAGATACTCTGGACCTACCTGGAGGATCGCCCGAGGCAACTCCTCCTGGCAACGACGGTCCGCCTCTGA
- a CDS encoding ABC transporter permease — translation MTSERRRLGEGVRLRGFLRLLRSGKGTAGLLIVLLCAGTAFLAPWISPHAPDATDWSAVRQAPTPAHPFGTDDLGRDVLSRVLWGGRTSLLAGVLSVFLAMAVGVPLGLASGYFGGWLDEVVMRITDALLSFPFLILAIALAATLGPSLGNVMIAIAVATTPVFLRLARGQALAVREEDFVEAARAMGAPHHVILLRHVLPNCRTPIVVQATSGIAAAIIAESSLSFLGLGVQPPAPSWGSMLNVAKNFMGQAPWMAIWPGLFIFVTVMGFNLLGDGLRDLFDPRDQT, via the coding sequence GTGACGTCGGAGCGTCGCAGGCTGGGCGAGGGTGTCCGCCTGCGGGGGTTCCTTCGCCTGCTCCGGAGCGGGAAGGGGACCGCGGGTCTCCTGATCGTGCTCCTCTGCGCGGGAACGGCCTTCCTGGCTCCCTGGATCTCCCCCCACGCCCCGGACGCGACCGACTGGTCCGCTGTCCGGCAGGCGCCCACCCCGGCGCATCCCTTCGGCACCGACGACCTGGGCCGGGACGTGCTCTCGCGCGTCCTCTGGGGCGGGCGAACATCACTCTTGGCCGGCGTCCTCTCGGTGTTCTTGGCGATGGCCGTCGGGGTCCCCCTGGGCCTTGCCTCGGGTTACTTCGGCGGCTGGCTGGACGAGGTGGTGATGCGGATCACCGATGCGCTCCTGTCGTTTCCCTTCCTCATCCTCGCCATCGCACTGGCCGCGACCCTTGGCCCCTCACTGGGGAACGTGATGATCGCCATCGCCGTGGCCACGACCCCCGTCTTCCTCCGCCTCGCCCGCGGGCAGGCGCTGGCCGTGCGCGAGGAAGACTTCGTGGAGGCGGCCCGAGCCATGGGAGCGCCCCACCACGTCATCCTCCTGCGCCACGTCCTGCCCAACTGCCGGACGCCCATCGTCGTCCAGGCGACCAGCGGCATCGCCGCCGCCATCATCGCCGAGTCCAGCCTCTCGTTCCTGGGCCTGGGGGTGCAGCCCCCTGCGCCGAGCTGGGGATCGATGCTCAATGTGGCCAAGAACTTCATGGGCCAGGCGCCCTGGATGGCCATCTGGCCCGGCCTCTTCATCTTCGTGACGGTGATGGGCTTCAACCTGCTGGGGGACGGGCTGCGGGACCTCTTCGACCCGCGCGACCAGACGTGA
- a CDS encoding ABC transporter substrate-binding protein has protein sequence MDQGRSHPHAALVRRHFALPLVFALLVGLAAGLTAEAQVLRVGLAEDPDLLDPDLARTFVGRIVFENLCDKLFNVDPSLNLVPELALDYQVSPDGRTVTLPLREGVVFHDGTPFDAEAARYNLERSLNLTGSLRRSEIAQIQAVEVADDHTVVLHLSAPFAPLQAQLADRAGMMISPAAAERLGDRFATAPVCSGEFRFVERVPQQQIVLERFPEYWDAGNVHLDRLVFLPIPDPSVRLANLQSGELDLFERVAPTDLQAVRRDPNLVLSVVPSLGYQGMTLNLSNPEPLGTPLARDVRVRRALALSIDRQVINQVVFDGEYLPGDTPLPPVSAYADPERPLPGRDVEAARRLLQEAGYDQVAFELMVSNDPQAIRVGEVIQSMAAGAGFRISLRPTEFATALDLQDAGQYEAFLIGWSGRVDPDGNIHQFQTSTGGLNVTGYSDPEVDRLLNEARVASGLEPRRALYQAAMSRFIDDYHIIYLYHTQNFVAYRKGLEGFVAVPDGLLRLKGVSLAGR, from the coding sequence ATGGATCAGGGACGTTCCCACCCGCACGCGGCGCTCGTGCGCAGGCACTTCGCGCTACCTCTCGTGTTCGCTCTGCTGGTCGGTCTCGCCGCCGGCCTCACGGCAGAGGCTCAGGTTCTCCGAGTAGGGCTGGCCGAGGATCCGGACCTGCTCGACCCCGATCTCGCCCGCACCTTCGTGGGGCGCATCGTCTTCGAGAACCTCTGCGACAAGCTCTTCAACGTGGACCCGAGCCTCAACCTCGTGCCGGAGCTGGCCCTGGACTACCAGGTCTCACCCGACGGGCGGACGGTGACCCTCCCGCTGCGCGAGGGCGTCGTCTTCCACGACGGCACGCCCTTCGACGCCGAGGCGGCCCGGTACAACCTTGAACGCTCGCTGAACCTCACCGGCTCCCTGCGGAGAAGCGAGATCGCGCAGATCCAAGCGGTTGAGGTGGCGGACGATCACACCGTCGTGCTCCATCTCTCGGCCCCCTTCGCGCCCCTTCAGGCGCAGCTGGCGGACCGGGCGGGCATGATGATCTCCCCCGCGGCCGCCGAGAGGCTTGGCGATCGCTTCGCGACAGCACCGGTCTGCTCGGGCGAGTTCCGCTTCGTGGAGCGGGTTCCTCAGCAGCAGATCGTGCTGGAGCGCTTCCCCGAGTACTGGGACGCTGGGAACGTCCACCTCGACCGGCTCGTCTTCCTGCCCATCCCCGACCCGAGCGTCCGCCTTGCCAACCTGCAGTCGGGCGAGCTGGACCTTTTCGAGCGGGTCGCGCCCACCGACCTGCAGGCCGTGCGCCGGGACCCGAACCTGGTGCTCTCCGTCGTGCCCAGCCTCGGTTACCAGGGCATGACCCTCAACCTCTCCAACCCCGAGCCGCTCGGCACACCTCTGGCCCGCGACGTGCGCGTCCGCCGGGCGCTGGCGCTGAGCATCGACCGCCAGGTGATCAACCAGGTCGTCTTCGACGGCGAGTACCTCCCGGGGGACACGCCCCTGCCGCCGGTGAGCGCCTATGCGGACCCCGAGCGGCCCCTGCCCGGCCGCGACGTGGAGGCGGCCCGCCGGCTCCTGCAGGAGGCCGGGTACGACCAGGTCGCTTTCGAGCTGATGGTCTCCAACGACCCGCAGGCGATCCGGGTCGGGGAGGTCATCCAGTCCATGGCAGCCGGGGCCGGCTTCCGCATCAGCCTACGGCCGACCGAGTTCGCCACCGCGCTGGACCTCCAGGACGCCGGTCAGTACGAGGCCTTCCTCATCGGCTGGAGCGGTCGGGTGGATCCGGACGGGAACATCCACCAGTTCCAGACCAGCACCGGAGGCCTGAACGTCACGGGGTACAGCGACCCGGAGGTGGACCGGCTGCTGAACGAAGCCCGAGTCGCTAGCGGCCTCGAGCCGAGGCGGGCCCTCTATCAGGCAGCCATGAGCCGCTTCATCGACGACTACCACATCATCTACCTGTACCACACCCAGAACTTCGTCGCCTACCGGAAGGGGCTCGAGGGGTTCGTGGCCGTTCCCGACGGCCTCCTGCGTCTCAAAGGGGTCAGCCTGGCCGGGCGGTGA
- a CDS encoding ABC transporter permease, protein MARYVTTRVGHAVFVLLGVTVITFLLLYLLPADPARMIAGRSATVETVSRIRHELGLDQPLPVQYGRYLWGTLHGDMGRSYVQKIEVSQMILARLPATAQLALAGIAAELLIGLPVGVGAAVRRGKGADQLSMILAFLGVSAPQFAVGLLLIYALAYRFPLLPLGGYGSPAHLVLPALTLGLAGGGWYARMVRSNMVDVLGQQYVRTATAKGLSRRTVVLKHAFRNALLPIVSMVGLDIGIFMSGVVVVETAFGWPGIGQLLWQAIQLVDIPVIMGVVTVAAVTIVLGNLLADLAYPLLDPRIEYR, encoded by the coding sequence ATGGCTCGATACGTCACCACGAGGGTTGGACACGCCGTCTTCGTCCTCCTGGGTGTCACGGTGATCACCTTCCTGCTCCTCTACCTCCTGCCGGCGGACCCGGCTCGGATGATCGCCGGTCGCTCGGCCACCGTGGAGACCGTCTCCCGCATCCGGCACGAGCTGGGGCTGGACCAGCCCCTGCCCGTCCAGTACGGGCGGTACCTCTGGGGCACCCTGCACGGCGACATGGGCCGGTCTTACGTTCAGAAGATCGAGGTGAGCCAGATGATCCTGGCGCGCCTGCCAGCCACGGCGCAGCTCGCCCTGGCGGGGATCGCGGCCGAACTGCTCATTGGGTTGCCGGTAGGGGTGGGGGCGGCCGTCCGACGCGGCAAGGGCGCTGATCAGCTTTCTATGATCCTGGCCTTCCTGGGCGTCTCGGCTCCACAGTTCGCAGTGGGGCTCTTGCTCATCTACGCCTTGGCGTACCGCTTTCCGCTCCTCCCCCTGGGCGGGTACGGCAGCCCCGCCCATCTGGTGCTTCCTGCGCTCACTCTCGGCCTCGCGGGGGGCGGTTGGTACGCTCGCATGGTGCGGTCGAACATGGTCGACGTGCTCGGGCAGCAGTACGTCCGCACGGCGACGGCCAAGGGGCTGAGCCGCCGGACGGTGGTGCTGAAGCACGCGTTCCGGAATGCGCTGCTGCCCATCGTCTCGATGGTGGGGCTCGACATCGGCATCTTCATGAGCGGCGTGGTGGTGGTGGAGACCGCCTTCGGCTGGCCCGGCATCGGCCAGCTCCTCTGGCAGGCCATTCAACTGGTCGACATCCCTGTGATCATGGGGGTGGTCACGGTCGCCGCGGTGACCATCGTGCTCGGGAACCTGCTGGCGGACCTGGCCTATCCCCTTCTCGACCCGCGCATCGAGTACCGCTGA
- a CDS encoding SprT-like domain-containing protein → MNPGRDRGHSPGHLPAVTVLEDLYERYRRAYFNGQLPPASQVQIEWSGRLTSSAGLCHPKRRLIRLSTHYHLKHPEEVGKTLLHEMIHLLVPGHGPAFARWVDAIRRQGGDVTRHAQDRATPRVIRWIYTCACGQVYPRARRLPRGGRDYRCAHCRGRLSERRV, encoded by the coding sequence ATGAATCCCGGCCGAGATCGCGGGCACAGTCCTGGCCACCTCCCGGCGGTTACCGTCCTGGAAGACCTCTACGAGCGCTACCGCCGCGCCTACTTCAACGGCCAGCTGCCGCCGGCCTCGCAGGTCCAGATCGAGTGGAGCGGCCGGCTCACCAGCTCCGCCGGGCTCTGCCACCCGAAGCGACGGCTGATCCGGCTCTCCACCCACTACCACCTGAAGCATCCCGAAGAGGTGGGAAAGACCCTGCTCCATGAGATGATCCACCTGCTGGTGCCCGGCCACGGCCCCGCGTTCGCCCGATGGGTGGACGCGATCCGGAGGCAAGGCGGCGACGTGACCCGGCACGCGCAGGACCGGGCCACGCCCAGGGTCATCCGGTGGATCTACACCTGTGCCTGCGGCCAGGTGTATCCCAGGGCCCGGCGCCTGCCTCGCGGGGGGCGCGACTACCGCTGCGCCCACTGCCGCGGGCGCCTGAGCGAGCGGCGCGTGTGA
- a CDS encoding uracil-DNA glycosylase family protein: MGHHFGGRNNHFWTLLHRSGSTDRRLREKVARLRPRIVCLLGKDVYRAYAGLPRGREVAWELQASPPVPGVRTFVMPNPSARSTVPFEERLRLFRVLQEAALKPPDPTGISSRRKLSSHDLSPGLHRP; encoded by the coding sequence ATCGGCCACCACTTCGGCGGACGCAACAACCACTTCTGGACCCTGCTCCACCGGTCCGGCTCCACGGACCGCCGCCTGCGGGAGAAGGTAGCCCGCCTGCGGCCCCGGATCGTCTGCCTGCTGGGGAAGGACGTCTACCGGGCCTATGCGGGCCTGCCGCGAGGGCGAGAGGTGGCGTGGGAGCTCCAGGCGTCGCCCCCGGTACCCGGGGTCCGCACCTTCGTCATGCCCAACCCCAGCGCCCGGAGCACCGTTCCGTTCGAGGAGCGGCTGCGGCTCTTCCGGGTGCTGCAGGAGGCGGCCTTGAAACCGCCGGATCCGACCGGGATCTCCTCGCGACGCAAGCTCTCGTCACATGATCTTTCGCCTGGTCTCCACCGGCCTTGA
- a CDS encoding GNAT family N-acetyltransferase has translation MQRHAQVQSTPAAELPGEATELLASRGLPPLAGSAPREFWVARSGEELVGLAGIEWYGSHGLLRSVAVLEGWEGRGIGSRLVDAALDRFLESGAEDLLLLTTGASGFFARLGFVPVDRQEVPDAVLRSEEFANQCPETAVAMRLDRRRLETVRHYDRSAARAASRGRGRELQDQERSTQEIPMASGGCCSSSGCGCGGAPDEIPSWGCTLDPLFGDPAPGEVVLDLGCGTGRNAFEAARRVGPTGRVYGLDLSPTMLAEARRHRDRLGLSHVSFLQAPMEAVPLPDGSVDLVISDCVLNLSTDKPRVLREAFRVLRPGGRLAIADVVRTVPDPAEPESSEGWSACVDGAITADAYLALLAQAGFTEPSVEVLHGGGAGEAAPRVATAHVRARRA, from the coding sequence GTGCAGAGGCATGCACAGGTTCAGTCGACACCGGCCGCAGAGCTCCCGGGCGAGGCCACGGAGCTCCTCGCGAGCCGGGGTCTGCCACCGCTGGCCGGGAGCGCACCGCGGGAGTTCTGGGTGGCCCGGTCCGGTGAGGAGCTGGTGGGGCTGGCAGGCATCGAGTGGTACGGCTCGCACGGCCTGCTGCGCTCGGTGGCGGTCCTGGAAGGGTGGGAAGGCCGGGGCATCGGCAGTAGGCTGGTGGACGCCGCGCTGGACCGCTTCCTGGAGAGCGGCGCGGAGGACCTTCTCCTTCTCACCACCGGCGCTTCGGGCTTCTTCGCCCGCCTGGGCTTCGTGCCCGTGGATCGGCAGGAGGTCCCCGACGCGGTGCTCCGGAGCGAGGAGTTCGCCAACCAGTGCCCGGAGACGGCCGTCGCCATGCGCCTGGACCGGCGGCGCCTCGAGACCGTCCGGCACTACGACCGCTCCGCCGCCAGGGCCGCGTCTCGGGGGCGGGGGCGAGAGCTCCAGGATCAGGAGCGAAGCACTCAGGAGATCCCCATGGCCTCCGGCGGCTGCTGCTCCAGCAGCGGGTGCGGCTGCGGTGGGGCACCGGATGAGATCCCCTCGTGGGGATGCACGCTGGATCCCCTCTTCGGCGACCCCGCCCCGGGCGAGGTCGTGCTGGACCTGGGGTGCGGCACGGGACGGAACGCCTTTGAGGCGGCCCGGCGGGTGGGACCCACGGGACGCGTCTATGGCCTGGATTTGAGCCCCACCATGCTGGCGGAGGCCCGCCGCCATAGGGACCGCCTGGGCCTTTCGCACGTCTCCTTCCTTCAGGCCCCCATGGAGGCAGTGCCCCTTCCCGACGGGAGCGTGGATCTGGTGATCAGCGACTGTGTGCTCAACCTCTCCACCGACAAGCCTCGGGTCCTTCGGGAGGCCTTCCGGGTGCTTCGCCCCGGCGGGCGCCTGGCCATCGCCGACGTGGTGCGCACCGTGCCAGACCCGGCCGAACCTGAGTCGTCCGAAGGCTGGAGCGCCTGTGTGGACGGCGCGATCACAGCCGACGCGTACCTGGCCCTCCTTGCGCAGGCCGGGTTCACGGAGCCATCCGTGGAGGTGCTGCACGGAGGCGGTGCCGGGGAGGCGGCTCCGAGGGTGGCTACGGCGCACGTCCGGGCGCGGAGGGCGTAA